One Benincasa hispida cultivar B227 chromosome 5, ASM972705v1, whole genome shotgun sequence genomic window carries:
- the LOC120077482 gene encoding scopoletin glucosyltransferase-like isoform X1, which produces MGSQLHMFMFPFMARGHMIPVVDMAKFLSSRGIKITIVTTPLNSISISNSLHASKSLSVSQIHLLILEFPSVRVGLPDGCENFDSVLSPAMFPKFISALNLLQTPFEEAVMEHRPHCILADAFFPWANDVAAKFGIPRLNFNGTSFFSYCASEFMRIHEPYNHVSSDTEPFLIPYLPGEIAFTKMKLSQLVRENVKNDVTDFLKRAQESGSASYGVVMNSFYELESEYVDCFRNVLGRKAWHIGPLSLCNKVTEEKAQRGNGSTIDEHECLKWLDAKKPNSVVYVCFGSMTKFNSDQLKEIASGLEASEKNFIWVVRKVKREEEEEEEEDQDWSLEEFEQRMEGKGMIIRGWAPQVLILDHPAVGGFITHCGWNSTLEGVAAGVPMVTWPVSAEQFYNEKLVTEVLKVGVAVGVEKWVRIVGDFIGKGAVEKAIRRVMEGEEAEEMRNRAKELGEMARKAVAENGSSCSDLDALIKELKSLAF; this is translated from the coding sequence ATGGGGTCTCAGCTCCACATGTTCATGTTCCCTTTCATGGCTCGAGGCCACATGATTCCCGTCGTCGACATGGCCAAATTTCTGTCTTCTCGTGGCATCAAGATCACCATCGTCACAACCCCTCTCAATTCCATCTCTATCTCTAATTCACTCCATGCGTCCAAATCCCTCTCTGTTTCTCAAATTCACCTTCTTATCCTCGAATTCCCTTCTGTTCGAGTTGGCCTACCTGATGGCTGTGAAAATTTCGACTCTGTTCTCTCTCCCGCTATGTTCCCCAAATTTATCTCTGCTTTGAATTTGCTCCAAACCCCATTTGAGGAGGCTGTCATGGAACACCGCCCGCATTGCATCCTTGCCGATGCGTTCTTCCCTTGGGCCAACGATGTTGCTGCCAAATTTGGGATCCCCAGGCTCAATTTCAACGGTACTAGTTTCTTCTCCTACTGTGCTTCAGAGTTCATGAGAATTCACGAGCCTTACAACCATGTTTCGTCGGATACAGAGCCTTTTCTCATTCCTTATCTACCCGGGGAGATTGCTTTCACGAAGATGAAACTTTCTCAACTCGTGCGGGAGAATGTCAAAAATGATGTAACCGATTTTTTAAAGAGGGCTCAAGAATCAGGATCGGCGTCTTATGGGGTTGTTATGAATAGTTTTTACGAGTTGGAGTCAGAGTATGTAGATTGCTTTAGAAATGTCTTGGGAAGAAAGGCATGGCATATTGGCCCACTTTCTTTATGCAATAAGGTAACAGAAGAAAAAGCTCAGAGAGGAAACGGATCCACCATTGACGAACACGAGTGCTTGAAATGGCTTGACGCTAAAAAACCCAATTCGGTTGTGTATGTGTGTTTTGGAAGTATGACAAAATTCAACTCGGATCAGTTAAAGGAGATTGCAAGTGGGCTTGAAGCTTCTGAGAAGAATTTCATATGGGTGGTGAGGAAAgtgaaaagggaagaagaagaagaagaagaagaggatcaGGATTGGTCATTAGAAGAGTTCGAACAGAGGATGGAAGGAAAAGGGATGATTATAAGAGGATGGGCGCCGCAGGTCTTGATACTTGATCATCCAGCGGTGGGTGGGTTTATAACACATTGTGGGTGGAACTCGACGCTGGAAGGAGTGGCTGCCGGAGTTCCGATGGTGACGTGGCCGGTATCGGCGGAGCAATTTTACAACGAGAAACTGGTGACAGAGGTGTTGAAAGTTGGAGTTGCAGTTGGGGTTGAGAAATGGGTGAGAATTGTGGGGGATTTCATTGGAAAGGGAGCTGTGGAGAAGGCAATAAGGAGAGTTATGGAGGGAGAAGAAGCAGAAGAAATGAGAAACAGAGCTAAAGAATTGGGAGAGATGGCGAGGAAAGCTGTTGCAGAAAATGGATCATCCTGCTCCGATTTGGATGCTTTGATTAAGGAATTGAAATCGTTGGCATTTTGA
- the LOC120077482 gene encoding scopoletin glucosyltransferase-like isoform X2 has translation MGSQLHMFMFPFMARGHMIPVVDMAKFLSSRGIKITIVTTPLNSISISNSLHASKSLSVSQIHLLILEFPSVRVGLPDGCENFDSVLSPAMFPKFISALNLLQTPFEEAVMEHRPHCILADAFFPWANDVAAKFGIPRLNFNEPFLIPYLPGEIAFTKMKLSQLVRENVKNDVTDFLKRAQESGSASYGVVMNSFYELESEYVDCFRNVLGRKAWHIGPLSLCNKVTEEKAQRGNGSTIDEHECLKWLDAKKPNSVVYVCFGSMTKFNSDQLKEIASGLEASEKNFIWVVRKVKREEEEEEEEDQDWSLEEFEQRMEGKGMIIRGWAPQVLILDHPAVGGFITHCGWNSTLEGVAAGVPMVTWPVSAEQFYNEKLVTEVLKVGVAVGVEKWVRIVGDFIGKGAVEKAIRRVMEGEEAEEMRNRAKELGEMARKAVAENGSSCSDLDALIKELKSLAF, from the exons ATGGGGTCTCAGCTCCACATGTTCATGTTCCCTTTCATGGCTCGAGGCCACATGATTCCCGTCGTCGACATGGCCAAATTTCTGTCTTCTCGTGGCATCAAGATCACCATCGTCACAACCCCTCTCAATTCCATCTCTATCTCTAATTCACTCCATGCGTCCAAATCCCTCTCTGTTTCTCAAATTCACCTTCTTATCCTCGAATTCCCTTCTGTTCGAGTTGGCCTACCTGATGGCTGTGAAAATTTCGACTCTGTTCTCTCTCCCGCTATGTTCCCCAAATTTATCTCTGCTTTGAATTTGCTCCAAACCCCATTTGAGGAGGCTGTCATGGAACACCGCCCGCATTGCATCCTTGCCGATGCGTTCTTCCCTTGGGCCAACGATGTTGCTGCCAAATTTGGGATCCCCAGGCTCAATTTCAACG AGCCTTTTCTCATTCCTTATCTACCCGGGGAGATTGCTTTCACGAAGATGAAACTTTCTCAACTCGTGCGGGAGAATGTCAAAAATGATGTAACCGATTTTTTAAAGAGGGCTCAAGAATCAGGATCGGCGTCTTATGGGGTTGTTATGAATAGTTTTTACGAGTTGGAGTCAGAGTATGTAGATTGCTTTAGAAATGTCTTGGGAAGAAAGGCATGGCATATTGGCCCACTTTCTTTATGCAATAAGGTAACAGAAGAAAAAGCTCAGAGAGGAAACGGATCCACCATTGACGAACACGAGTGCTTGAAATGGCTTGACGCTAAAAAACCCAATTCGGTTGTGTATGTGTGTTTTGGAAGTATGACAAAATTCAACTCGGATCAGTTAAAGGAGATTGCAAGTGGGCTTGAAGCTTCTGAGAAGAATTTCATATGGGTGGTGAGGAAAgtgaaaagggaagaagaagaagaagaagaagaggatcaGGATTGGTCATTAGAAGAGTTCGAACAGAGGATGGAAGGAAAAGGGATGATTATAAGAGGATGGGCGCCGCAGGTCTTGATACTTGATCATCCAGCGGTGGGTGGGTTTATAACACATTGTGGGTGGAACTCGACGCTGGAAGGAGTGGCTGCCGGAGTTCCGATGGTGACGTGGCCGGTATCGGCGGAGCAATTTTACAACGAGAAACTGGTGACAGAGGTGTTGAAAGTTGGAGTTGCAGTTGGGGTTGAGAAATGGGTGAGAATTGTGGGGGATTTCATTGGAAAGGGAGCTGTGGAGAAGGCAATAAGGAGAGTTATGGAGGGAGAAGAAGCAGAAGAAATGAGAAACAGAGCTAAAGAATTGGGAGAGATGGCGAGGAAAGCTGTTGCAGAAAATGGATCATCCTGCTCCGATTTGGATGCTTTGATTAAGGAATTGAAATCGTTGGCATTTTGA
- the LOC120078151 gene encoding scopoletin glucosyltransferase-like has protein sequence MGTQLHIFLFPFMARGHMIPIVDMAKLLSSRGIKITIVTTPQNSISISNSIHTSKSLSASQIHLLILKFPTAEVGLPDGCENLDLIIGPAMILKFISALNLLQTPFEEAVMEHRPHCIVADMFFPWANDAAAKFGIPRLNFHGTSFFSSCATEFMRIYQPYNHVSSDTEPFLIPYLPGKITLTKMKLHELVRENVKNELSEYMKRAYESESKCYGVVMNSFYELEAEYADCYRNILGRKAWPIGPLSLCNKETEEKVQRGNESAIDEQECLKWLDSKKPNSVVYVCFGTIAKFNSDQLKEIASGLEASGKYFIWVVRKVKGEEEKAEDLDQDWLPEGFEQRMEGKGIIIRGWAPQVLILDHPAVSGFVTHCGWNSTLEGVAAGVPMVTWPVAAEQFYNEKLVTEVLKIGVGVGVQKWVRTVGDFVEREAVEKAIRRVMEGEEAEEMRNRAKELGEMARKAVAENGSSYSNLDALIEELKSLVF, from the coding sequence ATGGGCACTCAGCTCCACATCTTCCTGTTCCCTTTCATGGCTCGCGGCCACATGATCCCCATCGTCGACATGGCCAAATTACTGTCTTCTCGCGGCATCAAGATCACTATCGTCACAACCCCTCaaaattccatctccatctctaATTCAATCCATACTTCCAAGTCCCTCTCCGCTTCACAAATTCACCTTCTTATCCTCAAATTCCCTACTGCCGAAGTCGGCCTACCAGATGGCTGTGAAAATCTCGACTTAATTATCGGTCCCGCTATGATCCTCAAATTCATCTCTGCTTTGAATTTGCTTCAAACCCCATTTGAGGAAGCCGTTATGGAGCACCGCCCCCATTGTATTGTAGCTGATATGTTCTTCCCTTGGGCCAACGATGCTGCTGCCAAGTTTGGGATCCCCAGACTAAATTTCCATGGCACTAGTTTTTTCTCCAGCTGTGCTACGGAGTTCATGAGGATTTACCAGCCTTACAACCATGTTTCGTCGGATACAGAGCCTTTTCTCATTCCTTATCTCCCCGGGAAGATTACTTTGACGAAGATGAAACTTCATGAGCTCGTGCGGGAGAATGTCAAAAATGAATTAAGCGAATATATGAAGAGGGCTTACGAATCAGAATCAAAGTGTTATGGGGTTGTTATGAACAGTTTCTACGAGCTGGAGGCAGAGTATGCAGATTGCTACAGAAATATCCTGGGAAGAAAGGCGTGGCCTATTGGCCCTCTTTCTTTGTGCAATAAGGAAACTGAAGAGAAAGTTCAGAGAGGAAACGAATCCGCCATTGACGAACAGGAATGCTTGAAATGGCTCGACTCCAAAAAACCCAATTCGGTGGtgtatgtttgttttggaaCTATCGCTAAATTCAACTCTGATCAGCTAAAAGAGATTGCTAGTGGGCTTGAAGCTTCTGGGAAATATTTCATATGGGTTGTGAGGAaggtgaaaggagaagaagaaaaagcagAGGATCTGGATCAGGATTGGTTACCAGAAGGGTTCGAACAGAGGATGGAAGGAAAAGGAATAATTATAAGAGGATGGGCACCGCAAGTCTTGATATTGGATCATCCGGCGGTGAGTGGATTTGTGACACACTGTGGGTGGAATTCAACGCTGGAAGGAGTGGCTGCCGGAGTTCCGATGGTGACTTGGCCGGTGGCCGCGGAGCAATTTTACAACGAGAAACTGGTGACGGAGGTGTTGAAAATTGGAGTTGGCGTTGGGGTTCAGAAATGGGTGAGAACTGTGGGGGATTTCGTGGAAAGGGAAGCTGTGGAGAAGGCAATAAGGAGAGTTATGGAGGGAGAAGAAGCAGAAGAAATGAGAAACAGAGCTAAAGAATTGGGAGAGATGGCGAGAAAAGCTGTTGCAGAAAATGGATCGTCGTATTCCAATTTGGATGCTTTGATTGAGGAGTTGAAATCATTGGTCTTCTGA